Proteins from a genomic interval of bacterium YEK0313:
- the pdxA2 gene encoding 4-hydroxythreonine-4-phosphate dehydrogenase 2: MTAEAAPRPPTIAIAMGDPAGIGAELLAALLAAPDLRNAARFVVFGDKRILDAGAEVAGVDPAVAVVAADAELAPAVGRPLLVDLGHLGSDEVTPRTATLAGGRFATENFRRALRHAAAGKADAVFFTPFNKAAMRFAYPGYDDEIRFVRDAIGYDGPASEFNILENLWNARVTSHISLSSVSAAITEERILRALALADRAMRAAGFAMPRIAVAGLNPHAGDGGNFGREEIDVIGPAVARAKAEGFAAEGPFPSDTVFLRARNGDFDAVLTMYHDQGQIAMKLMGFDRGVTLIGGFPFPICTPAHGTAYEIAGQGIANPGASRAALSLAIRMARDAVKRSAAAA, encoded by the coding sequence ATGACAGCAGAGGCCGCGCCAAGGCCGCCCACCATCGCGATCGCCATGGGCGATCCCGCCGGCATCGGCGCCGAATTGCTCGCCGCTCTCCTCGCGGCTCCCGACCTGAGGAACGCGGCCCGTTTCGTCGTGTTCGGCGACAAGCGCATTCTCGACGCCGGGGCCGAGGTCGCCGGTGTCGATCCGGCAGTGGCGGTCGTGGCCGCCGATGCCGAGCTCGCGCCGGCGGTCGGCCGCCCGCTGCTCGTCGATCTCGGACATCTCGGCTCGGACGAGGTGACGCCGCGCACCGCGACCCTTGCCGGCGGCCGCTTCGCCACCGAGAATTTCCGCCGCGCTCTGCGCCACGCCGCGGCGGGCAAAGCCGATGCGGTGTTCTTCACGCCCTTCAACAAGGCCGCGATGCGCTTCGCCTATCCGGGTTATGACGACGAGATCCGCTTCGTCCGCGACGCGATCGGCTATGACGGCCCGGCCAGCGAGTTCAACATTCTCGAAAACCTCTGGAATGCTCGCGTCACCTCGCACATTTCGCTCAGCAGCGTATCGGCCGCCATTACCGAGGAGCGCATCCTCAGGGCGCTCGCGCTCGCCGACCGGGCGATGCGCGCCGCCGGCTTCGCCATGCCGCGCATCGCGGTCGCCGGCCTCAATCCCCATGCCGGCGACGGCGGCAATTTCGGCCGCGAGGAGATCGACGTGATCGGGCCGGCGGTCGCCAGGGCCAAGGCGGAAGGTTTCGCGGCCGAGGGGCCCTTCCCGTCGGATACGGTGTTCCTGCGCGCCCGCAACGGCGATTTCGACGCCGTCCTGACCATGTATCACGACCAGGGCCAGATCGCGATGAAGCTGATGGGCTTCGACCGCGGCGTGACCCTGATCGGCGGCTTCCCCTTCCCGATCTGCACGCCGGCCCACGGCACGGCCTATGAGATCGCCGGCCAGGGCATCGCCAATCCCGGCGCCAGCCGCGCCGCCCTCAGCCTCGCCATCCGCATGGCGCGGGATGCCGTGAAACGGAGTGCCGCAGCGGCCTGA
- the araD_1 gene encoding L-2-keto-3-deoxyarabonate dehydratase, protein MSTFPVYKGVFPVAPTPFLDNGDLDREGMRRVLDCMIDQGVDGICVLANYSEQFVLTDAERDELTGLCLDHVAGRVPVIVTVSHFSTRIAAERAARAAKAGAAMLMLMPPYHGATLRPDETRMVEHFARVAEAAPLPIMLQDAPLSGVALGVPALLRLARAVPSVAYFKIEVPGTAAKLRGLVEEGGAAVVGPWDGEESITLMADLDAGATGTMSSALLPDLIKPVVAHHAAGRRAEAAAHYQRILPLINYENRQCGLRAAKTVMQAGKVIRSDHVRHPLDALHPATRAGLLELAGELKPLALTWGH, encoded by the coding sequence ATGTCAACCTTCCCCGTCTACAAGGGCGTCTTCCCGGTCGCCCCGACGCCGTTCCTCGACAATGGCGATCTCGACCGCGAGGGCATGCGGCGCGTCCTCGACTGCATGATCGACCAGGGCGTCGACGGCATCTGCGTGCTCGCCAACTATTCCGAGCAGTTCGTGCTGACCGACGCCGAACGCGACGAGCTGACCGGGCTTTGCCTCGACCATGTCGCGGGCCGGGTACCGGTCATCGTCACGGTCAGCCATTTCTCCACACGCATCGCCGCCGAGCGCGCGGCCCGGGCGGCCAAGGCCGGCGCCGCCATGCTCATGCTGATGCCGCCCTATCACGGGGCAACGCTGCGGCCCGACGAAACGCGCATGGTCGAGCATTTCGCGCGCGTCGCCGAGGCCGCGCCGCTGCCGATCATGCTGCAGGACGCGCCGCTCTCGGGCGTCGCGCTGGGCGTGCCCGCGCTCCTCCGCCTCGCCCGCGCCGTGCCGAGCGTCGCCTATTTCAAGATCGAGGTGCCGGGCACCGCAGCCAAGCTGCGCGGCCTGGTCGAGGAAGGCGGCGCGGCGGTCGTCGGCCCCTGGGACGGCGAGGAATCGATCACGCTGATGGCCGATCTCGACGCCGGCGCCACCGGCACCATGTCGAGCGCGCTGCTGCCCGACCTGATCAAGCCGGTCGTCGCTCACCATGCCGCCGGCCGGCGCGCGGAGGCGGCGGCGCACTACCAGCGCATCCTGCCGCTGATCAACTACGAGAACCGCCAATGCGGCCTGCGCGCCGCCAAGACCGTGATGCAGGCCGGCAAGGTGATCCGCTCGGACCATGTCCGCCATCCGCTCGACGCACTGCATCCGGCGACCAGGGCCGGCCTCCTGGAGCTCGCCGGCGAGCTCAAGCCGCTCGCGCTGACCTGGGGCCATTGA
- a CDS encoding Acyl-CoA dehydrogenase fadE12, which yields MDFDLTEEQRLLKDSIDGFLADAYDFEKRKTYAAQPGGYSRDVWAKFAELGLTGLPFDEADGGFGGGAVETMLVMESLGRSLVLEPYLATVVLGGGVLRHAASAEQKAAHIPGIVEGSRTFALGTTERHSRYDLFDVSTTAKKDGSSYVLDGEKAVVVNGGTADMLVVTARTGGSRRDRGGIGLFLVPGDAPGLTRRDTATQDGTHAAEVTLSGVRVGPEGILGDPEGGLAVVERVADEAIAALSAEAVGAMDELQAMTVDYLKTRKQFGVNIGAFQSLQHRAAEMFVALEQARSMAMLAAMTASEPDEAERRAMASAAKVQIGRSAKIIGQGAIQLHGGIGMTMEYKAGHYFKRLTMIDTLFGDVDHHLARVAEFGQLVAA from the coding sequence ATGGATTTCGATCTGACCGAAGAACAGCGCCTCCTGAAGGACTCGATCGACGGCTTCCTGGCCGACGCCTACGACTTCGAGAAGCGCAAGACCTATGCCGCCCAGCCGGGTGGCTACTCCCGGGACGTCTGGGCCAAGTTTGCCGAGCTCGGCCTCACCGGCCTGCCGTTCGACGAGGCTGACGGCGGCTTCGGCGGCGGCGCCGTGGAGACCATGCTTGTGATGGAATCGCTCGGCCGCTCTCTGGTGCTGGAGCCCTATCTCGCAACCGTCGTGCTCGGCGGCGGCGTGCTGCGCCATGCCGCTTCGGCCGAGCAGAAGGCCGCGCACATTCCCGGCATCGTCGAGGGCTCGCGGACCTTCGCCCTCGGCACGACCGAGCGGCATTCGCGCTACGACCTCTTCGACGTCTCGACGACGGCGAAAAAGGACGGCTCCTCCTATGTTCTCGATGGCGAGAAGGCCGTGGTCGTGAACGGCGGAACGGCCGACATGCTCGTCGTCACCGCCCGCACCGGCGGCAGCCGGCGCGACCGGGGCGGTATCGGCCTGTTCCTGGTTCCGGGCGATGCCCCCGGCCTCACCCGCCGCGACACCGCGACCCAGGACGGCACCCATGCCGCCGAGGTCACGCTGAGCGGCGTGCGGGTCGGGCCGGAAGGCATTCTCGGCGATCCCGAAGGGGGCCTCGCCGTGGTCGAGCGGGTAGCGGACGAGGCCATCGCCGCGCTCAGCGCCGAGGCGGTCGGCGCGATGGATGAACTGCAGGCCATGACGGTCGACTACCTGAAGACCCGCAAGCAGTTCGGCGTCAATATCGGCGCCTTCCAGTCGTTGCAGCACCGCGCGGCGGAAATGTTTGTGGCGCTGGAGCAGGCGCGGTCCATGGCCATGCTCGCGGCGATGACGGCGTCCGAGCCGGACGAGGCCGAGAGGCGCGCCATGGCCTCGGCGGCCAAGGTGCAGATCGGCCGGTCGGCCAAGATCATCGGCCAGGGCGCGATCCAGCTCCATGGCGGCATCGGCATGACCATGGAGTACAAGGCCGGCCACTATTTCAAGCGGCTGACCATGATCGACACGCTGTTCGGCGATGTCGACCATCACCTCGCCAGGGTGGCCGAGTTCGGTCAGCTGGTCGCGGCCTGA
- the iorA_3 gene encoding Isoquinoline 1-oxidoreductase subunit alpha, whose product MPTLTINGKTVDVTVEDDTPLLWVLREQVGLTGTKYGCGVAQCGACTVHIDGQPVRSCSMPVSAVGADQKIVTIEGLSADSSHPVQKAWAALDVPQCGYCQSGMIMAAAALLTAKPKPTDADIDAEITNICRCGTYNRVRAAIHLAADGGTRRG is encoded by the coding sequence ATGCCGACACTGACGATCAATGGCAAGACCGTCGACGTGACGGTCGAGGACGACACGCCGCTCCTCTGGGTGCTGCGCGAGCAGGTGGGGCTGACCGGCACCAAATATGGCTGCGGCGTCGCCCAGTGCGGCGCCTGCACCGTGCATATCGACGGCCAGCCGGTGCGCTCGTGCTCGATGCCGGTGAGCGCGGTCGGCGCGGACCAGAAGATCGTCACCATCGAAGGGCTGTCGGCCGACAGCTCGCACCCGGTCCAGAAGGCCTGGGCGGCGCTCGACGTGCCGCAATGCGGCTATTGCCAGTCCGGCATGATCATGGCGGCGGCGGCGCTGCTGACGGCGAAGCCGAAACCGACCGATGCCGATATCGACGCGGAGATCACCAATATCTGCCGATGCGGCACCTACAACCGGGTACGCGCGGCCATCCATCTGGCCGCCGACGGCGGCACGCGCCGCGGTTGA
- a CDS encoding Tripartite tricarboxylate transporter TctA family protein encodes MDGLNALLNGFAVAFTSYHVALMVAGVLLGILVGVLPGLGAPNGVSLLLPLTFTMDPVSAIILLTSIYWGALFGGSTTSILFNIPGEPSSVATTFDGYPLAKKGEATAALSYAFLSAGFGAFLGIVLITTLSGSVARFAMRFSSPEFFAVYFLAFASFVGLSNAPPLKTVVSIGIGFALAAIGMDSVSGSLRLTFGRDELIAGVSFLVAVIGLFGIGELIVTVEEGTKLDGIRARVSLRDVMRTAASLPRHWIALLRSGLVGIWMGITPGGPTAASFMSYGLARRFSPNRDRLGTGEPEGIIAPETADHAAGTSAMLPMLALGVPGSATAAVMLGGLMIWGLNPGPMLFVERPDFVWGLIASMYLSNIVAVVLVLATVPAFAAILRIPFAIVGPAIVVICFVGAYTVASRPFDLWLVLAFGAVGYIFKKLDYPIAPLVLAMVIGDKAEDAFRQSLIMSKGSLGVFWSNPLVAGLMSAGILLLVWPLVGRLTGAMRAAPRTSRE; translated from the coding sequence ATGGACGGACTGAACGCGCTCCTCAACGGCTTCGCGGTCGCCTTCACCAGCTATCACGTGGCGCTGATGGTGGCCGGCGTGCTGCTCGGCATCCTGGTCGGCGTCCTGCCCGGCCTCGGCGCGCCGAACGGCGTCTCCCTGCTGCTGCCGCTGACCTTCACCATGGACCCGGTCTCGGCGATCATCCTGCTCACCAGCATCTATTGGGGAGCGCTGTTCGGCGGCTCGACGACGTCGATCCTGTTCAACATTCCCGGTGAACCATCCTCGGTGGCGACGACCTTCGACGGCTATCCGCTGGCCAAGAAGGGCGAGGCGACCGCCGCGCTCAGCTATGCCTTTCTCTCCGCCGGCTTCGGCGCCTTTCTCGGCATCGTGCTGATCACCACGCTGTCGGGCTCGGTCGCGCGCTTTGCCATGCGCTTTTCCTCGCCCGAATTCTTCGCGGTCTATTTCCTGGCCTTCGCAAGCTTCGTCGGCCTCAGCAATGCCCCGCCGCTCAAGACCGTCGTCTCGATCGGCATCGGCTTCGCGCTCGCCGCCATCGGCATGGATTCGGTCTCGGGCAGTCTGCGCCTCACCTTCGGCCGCGACGAACTGATCGCCGGCGTCAGCTTCCTGGTCGCGGTCATCGGCCTCTTCGGCATCGGCGAACTGATCGTCACCGTCGAGGAAGGCACCAAGCTCGACGGCATCCGCGCCCGCGTCTCGCTGCGCGACGTCATGCGCACCGCGGCCAGCCTGCCGCGGCATTGGATCGCGCTTCTGCGTTCCGGCCTCGTCGGCATCTGGATGGGCATCACGCCCGGCGGGCCGACCGCCGCCTCGTTCATGAGCTACGGTCTCGCCCGGCGCTTCTCGCCGAACCGCGACAGGCTCGGCACCGGCGAGCCGGAGGGCATCATCGCCCCCGAAACGGCCGACCATGCCGCCGGCACCAGCGCCATGCTGCCCATGCTGGCGCTCGGCGTGCCCGGCTCGGCGACCGCCGCGGTCATGCTCGGCGGCCTGATGATCTGGGGGCTCAATCCCGGCCCCATGCTGTTCGTCGAGCGGCCGGACTTCGTCTGGGGCCTGATCGCCAGCATGTATCTCTCCAACATCGTCGCCGTCGTGCTGGTGCTCGCCACCGTGCCGGCTTTCGCGGCCATCCTGCGCATCCCCTTCGCTATCGTCGGCCCGGCCATCGTTGTCATCTGTTTCGTCGGCGCCTATACGGTCGCCAGCCGCCCCTTCGACCTCTGGCTGGTGCTCGCCTTCGGCGCCGTCGGCTATATCTTCAAGAAGCTCGACTATCCGATCGCGCCGCTGGTGCTCGCCATGGTCATCGGCGACAAGGCGGAGGATGCCTTCCGCCAGTCGCTGATCATGTCCAAGGGATCGCTCGGCGTCTTCTGGTCCAATCCGCTGGTCGCCGGCCTGATGAGCGCCGGCATCCTGCTGCTGGTCTGGCCGCTCGTCGGCCGTCTCACCGGCGCCATGCGGGCCGCGCCGCGGACGAGCAGGGAGTAG
- a CDS encoding Membrane-bound aldehyde dehydrogenase [pyrroloquinoline-quinone] precursor, which yields MTLSALSRRSFVAGSAAAGFSLGFHVPFAGEAQAQAGTPEINAWVVIKPDDTVVIRIARSEMGQGTLTGLAQLVAEELECDWSKVTTEYPTPGENLARNRVWGNYSTGGSRGIRESQDYVRQGGAAARVMLVAAAAQQWGVPASECRAAQSHISHAGSGRSVSYGEIAAAAARITPPKDVPLKDPKDWRIAGQPLKRLDTADKLNGRQVYGADLTMPDMLNAAIRDCPVFGGKVKSFDAAAVASRPGVKKVVAVGDSAVAVIADTWWRAKTALDALPIVWDEGPNAGVSSASIDAMLAEGLAAPQAFVGNEAGDARKAIAGAAKTVEATYRYPFQNHATMEPMNATALVTADTCRVWCPTQNGEAALAAAAAAAEMPVQKCDVIKLHLGGGFGRRGATHDFVRQAVLIARQMPGTPIKLLWSREEDMLHGRYHPITQARMTGGLDANGKLVGLHMRISGQSILAGLAPQNMQNGVDRVVFQGVAPSGEAAFGYTIPNLLVDHAMRNPPVPPGFWRGVNANQNAIYVECFVDELAHAAGKDPLAFRREIMAGNPKNLAVLNAVAERAGWATPAPSGVFRGLAHLMAFGSYIAACAEVSVTDGRLKIHRIVAGTDPGYVVNPQQVEAQIEGSFAYGLSALLYGECTVKGGRMEQENFDSYNVVRMDEMPKVECVLVPSGGFWGGVGEPTIAVAAPAVLNAIFAATGKRIRSVPLKNEQLA from the coding sequence ATGACCTTGTCCGCTCTGTCACGCCGCAGCTTCGTCGCCGGCTCTGCGGCCGCCGGCTTCAGCCTTGGTTTCCACGTGCCCTTTGCCGGCGAAGCGCAGGCGCAGGCGGGGACGCCCGAAATCAATGCCTGGGTGGTGATCAAGCCCGACGACACGGTCGTCATTCGCATCGCCCGCTCCGAAATGGGGCAGGGCACGCTGACCGGACTCGCCCAGCTCGTCGCCGAGGAGCTCGAATGCGACTGGTCGAAGGTGACGACCGAATATCCGACGCCGGGCGAGAACCTCGCCCGCAACCGCGTATGGGGCAATTATTCGACCGGCGGCAGCCGCGGCATCCGCGAAAGCCAGGACTATGTCCGGCAGGGCGGCGCGGCGGCGCGCGTCATGCTGGTCGCGGCGGCGGCGCAGCAATGGGGCGTGCCGGCTTCCGAATGCCGGGCCGCGCAGAGCCACATCAGCCATGCCGGTTCCGGCCGATCGGTCAGCTATGGCGAGATCGCGGCGGCCGCCGCACGCATCACGCCGCCCAAGGACGTGCCGTTGAAGGATCCCAAGGACTGGCGCATCGCCGGCCAGCCGCTGAAGCGGCTCGATACCGCCGACAAGCTCAATGGCCGGCAGGTCTACGGCGCCGACCTGACGATGCCGGACATGCTCAATGCGGCGATCCGCGACTGCCCGGTCTTCGGCGGCAAGGTGAAGAGCTTCGACGCGGCCGCCGTCGCGTCTCGTCCGGGCGTGAAGAAGGTGGTGGCGGTCGGCGACAGTGCGGTTGCCGTCATCGCCGATACCTGGTGGCGCGCCAAGACGGCGCTCGACGCGCTGCCCATCGTCTGGGACGAGGGGCCGAATGCCGGCGTGAGCAGCGCCAGCATCGACGCGATGCTGGCGGAAGGGCTCGCCGCGCCGCAAGCCTTTGTCGGCAACGAGGCGGGCGACGCCAGGAAGGCGATAGCCGGCGCGGCCAAGACGGTGGAGGCGACCTACCGCTATCCGTTCCAGAACCATGCCACCATGGAGCCGATGAACGCGACCGCGCTGGTCACCGCCGACACATGCCGGGTCTGGTGCCCGACGCAGAACGGCGAGGCGGCGCTTGCCGCTGCCGCGGCGGCGGCCGAGATGCCGGTGCAGAAATGCGACGTGATCAAGCTGCATCTCGGCGGCGGCTTCGGCCGGCGCGGCGCGACGCACGATTTCGTGCGCCAGGCCGTGCTGATCGCGCGGCAAATGCCGGGCACGCCGATCAAGCTCCTGTGGTCGCGCGAGGAGGACATGCTGCACGGCCGCTATCATCCGATCACCCAGGCCAGGATGACCGGCGGGCTCGATGCGAACGGCAAGCTGGTCGGGCTGCACATGCGCATTTCCGGCCAGTCGATCCTGGCGGGGCTTGCGCCGCAGAACATGCAGAACGGCGTCGACCGAGTCGTCTTCCAGGGCGTGGCGCCGAGCGGGGAAGCCGCCTTCGGCTATACGATCCCGAACCTGCTGGTCGATCACGCCATGCGCAATCCGCCGGTGCCGCCGGGCTTCTGGCGCGGCGTCAACGCCAACCAGAATGCCATCTATGTCGAATGCTTCGTGGACGAGCTCGCCCATGCGGCCGGCAAGGACCCGCTCGCCTTCCGGCGCGAGATCATGGCGGGCAATCCGAAGAACCTCGCCGTGCTGAACGCGGTGGCCGAACGCGCCGGCTGGGCGACGCCGGCGCCGTCCGGCGTGTTCCGCGGGCTTGCCCATCTCATGGCCTTCGGCAGCTATATCGCGGCCTGCGCGGAAGTGTCGGTGACCGATGGGCGGCTGAAGATCCATCGCATCGTCGCTGGCACGGATCCGGGCTACGTGGTCAATCCGCAGCAGGTGGAGGCGCAGATCGAGGGCTCGTTCGCCTACGGGCTTTCGGCGCTGCTCTACGGCGAATGCACGGTCAAGGGCGGCCGCATGGAGCAGGAGAACTTCGACAGCTACAATGTCGTGCGCATGGACGAGATGCCGAAGGTCGAGTGCGTGCTGGTGCCCTCGGGCGGCTTCTGGGGCGGCGTCGGCGAGCCGACCATCGCGGTGGCGGCCCCGGCCGTGCTGAATGCCATCTTCGCGGCGACCGGCAAGCGCATCCGCTCGGTGCCGCTGAAGAACGAGCAGCTCGCCTGA
- a CDS encoding Tripartite tricarboxylate transporter family receptor encodes MFKLAQRIAAAMLGLAAPAAAAHAAWQPSRPVEFVVTSSPGGGTDNFARVVQSIIAKYKLIDRPVVVVNKGGGSGAEGYIYARTVASDPHKLIFGTNNAYLLPYVARLAYRQADLTPVAGMALDEFILWVNAASDHRSARSFIDTVRARPETIKMGGSQSRDTDQTLTSMIEAASGVKFIYVPFQGGGAAANQLAGGHIDANTNNPNENIGQWKAGQVRPLCVFSAQRLASGPRVTADMGWADIPTCREEGIAIDRFQMPRTVWLPANVPADAVAFYAALMKKVSETPEWQDYIARTVQTNAYMAGDQLRAFITEDEARNRAVFQQQGWVVQ; translated from the coding sequence ATGTTCAAACTGGCCCAGAGGATCGCCGCGGCGATGCTCGGTCTCGCCGCCCCGGCGGCCGCGGCTCACGCCGCCTGGCAGCCCTCGCGCCCCGTGGAATTCGTCGTCACCTCGTCCCCCGGCGGGGGCACCGACAATTTCGCCCGCGTCGTCCAGTCGATCATCGCCAAATACAAGCTGATCGACCGGCCGGTGGTCGTGGTCAACAAGGGCGGCGGATCCGGCGCGGAGGGCTATATCTACGCCCGGACCGTGGCGAGCGACCCGCACAAGCTGATCTTCGGCACCAACAACGCCTATCTGCTGCCCTATGTGGCGCGGCTCGCCTACCGGCAGGCCGACCTCACGCCGGTCGCCGGCATGGCGCTCGACGAGTTCATCCTCTGGGTCAATGCCGCATCCGACCATCGGTCCGCGCGCAGCTTCATCGACACCGTCCGCGCCCGGCCCGAGACGATCAAGATGGGCGGCAGCCAGTCGCGCGACACCGACCAGACGCTGACCTCGATGATCGAGGCGGCGAGCGGCGTGAAGTTCATCTATGTGCCGTTCCAGGGCGGCGGGGCGGCGGCCAACCAGCTCGCCGGCGGCCATATCGACGCCAATACCAACAATCCGAACGAAAATATCGGTCAGTGGAAGGCCGGTCAGGTGCGACCGCTCTGCGTCTTCTCCGCGCAGCGCCTGGCGAGCGGGCCGCGGGTCACCGCCGATATGGGCTGGGCCGACATCCCGACCTGCCGCGAGGAAGGCATCGCCATCGACCGGTTCCAGATGCCGCGCACGGTCTGGCTGCCGGCCAATGTTCCCGCCGACGCCGTCGCCTTCTACGCCGCGCTGATGAAGAAGGTCAGCGAGACGCCGGAATGGCAGGACTACATCGCCCGCACGGTGCAGACCAACGCCTATATGGCCGGCGACCAGCTGCGCGCCTTCATCACGGAGGACGAAGCCAGGAACCGCGCGGTGTTCCAGCAGCAGGGCTGGGTTGTCCAGTAG
- a CDS encoding Tripartite tricarboxylate transporter TctB family protein, translating to MISRFHAELATAAATAAFGLVIAAGATEFGTGWGPSGPEPGTFPFYIGLMIAAASLVTAMEAVIGRRALGTVFLTRAQFGAVLRFVLPFMAFVAVSAVLGLYVGTALYMAGTLALQNGYRWPAATAIALGLALVLYLVLEWAFQVSLLKGPLEAALGL from the coding sequence ATGATCTCCCGCTTTCACGCCGAACTCGCCACAGCCGCCGCCACCGCCGCCTTCGGCCTGGTGATCGCCGCCGGCGCCACCGAATTCGGCACCGGCTGGGGCCCGAGCGGCCCGGAGCCCGGCACCTTTCCTTTCTATATCGGGCTGATGATCGCGGCCGCGAGCCTCGTCACCGCCATGGAGGCCGTCATCGGACGCCGGGCGCTCGGCACGGTCTTCCTCACCCGCGCGCAGTTTGGCGCGGTCCTGCGCTTCGTCCTGCCGTTCATGGCCTTTGTGGCGGTCTCGGCGGTGCTCGGCCTCTATGTCGGCACCGCGCTCTACATGGCCGGAACGCTGGCCCTGCAGAACGGCTATCGCTGGCCGGCGGCGACGGCGATCGCGCTCGGCCTCGCGCTGGTTCTCTATCTTGTGCTCGAATGGGCCTTCCAGGTGAGCCTGCTCAAGGGGCCGCTCGAAGCGGCTCTCGGTCTTTGA
- the ydfH_14 gene encoding putative HTH-type transcriptional regulator YdfH, which yields MSDRPLERPASPDEARFGEIVPIARRTLHGEVVNHLRDMIIEGRLAPGARINEVQVGALLGVSRTPLREAIKTLASEGLVEVVPAKGAVVRKFSENDLFQILEVLKSIEQLGGRLACERASADKIAAIAAMHRRMLGFYEAGNRLEYFKLNQAIHSAIVEASGNAVLAETHTMLQSRIKRARFIGHGEPQKWAGAVAEHEEMVEALGRRDADRLAAVIGRHLDASLARVRDVI from the coding sequence TTGAGCGACAGACCACTCGAGCGCCCGGCATCGCCCGACGAAGCACGCTTCGGCGAGATCGTGCCGATCGCGCGCCGCACCCTGCATGGCGAGGTGGTCAACCACCTGCGCGACATGATCATCGAGGGCCGTCTCGCTCCGGGCGCGCGGATCAACGAGGTGCAGGTCGGAGCGCTGCTCGGCGTTTCGCGCACGCCGCTGCGCGAGGCGATCAAGACCCTGGCGAGCGAAGGCCTCGTCGAGGTCGTGCCGGCGAAGGGCGCGGTGGTGCGCAAGTTCAGCGAGAACGATCTGTTCCAGATCCTGGAAGTGCTGAAATCGATCGAGCAGCTCGGCGGCCGGCTCGCGTGCGAGCGGGCGAGCGCGGACAAGATCGCCGCCATCGCCGCCATGCACCGGCGCATGCTCGGCTTCTACGAGGCGGGCAACCGCCTCGAATATTTCAAGCTCAACCAGGCGATCCACAGCGCCATCGTCGAGGCTTCCGGCAATGCCGTGCTGGCCGAGACGCACACCATGCTGCAGTCGCGGATCAAGCGGGCCCGCTTCATCGGCCACGGCGAGCCGCAGAAATGGGCGGGCGCGGTCGCCGAGCACGAGGAAATGGTCGAGGCGCTCGGCAGGCGCGATGCCGACCGGCTGGCCGCGGTCATCGGCCGGCATCTCGATGCCTCGCTGGCCCGCGTGCGCGACGTGATCTGA
- the nikR gene encoding Nickel-responsive regulator, which yields MQRITISIDDDLLAAIDRFSDRRGYASRSEALRDMVREAALREDIASEDDTPSIATLTYVYEHHTRDLARRLTEAQHAHHDLSVACLHVHVDHQDCLEVAVLRGGARTIRRFADAVVTQRGVRHGQLQVIPLGEAHDGHDHPHDHDHRRR from the coding sequence GTGCAGCGTATCACCATCAGCATCGACGATGATCTCCTGGCGGCGATCGACCGGTTCAGCGACAGGCGCGGCTATGCCAGCCGCTCTGAAGCGCTGCGCGACATGGTCCGGGAGGCGGCGCTGCGCGAGGACATCGCATCGGAGGACGATACGCCGAGCATCGCCACGCTGACCTATGTCTATGAACACCACACGCGCGACCTGGCGCGCCGCCTGACCGAGGCTCAGCACGCCCATCACGACCTCTCGGTGGCCTGCCTGCACGTCCATGTCGATCACCAGGACTGCCTGGAAGTGGCGGTGCTGCGCGGCGGCGCCCGGACGATCCGGCGCTTCGCCGATGCCGTGGTGACCCAGCGCGGCGTCCGGCACGGCCAGTTGCAGGTCATTCCGCTCGGCGAGGCCCATGACGGGCACGATCACCCGCACGACCACGACCATCGGCGCCGCTGA